The Thermomicrobiales bacterium DNA segment CCCAGGCGCAACCGTCGACACCGCGATTCTCCAGGACCGTGTTGATTCCGGAGCGGAGGCGCGCGGTCAGGTCGTCGCAATAGATCTGGATTTCCGGGTTGGCGCAGATCCCAAGGCAGGTGTAGCCCGCAGTTGCCGCAACAGGGTTGCCGTTATAGGTCCCCGGGTGGATGACCTTCTTGGTGGCATTCCAGCCTGGCTCGTCCTTGAAGACCAGCCCTTCCATAATGTCCGCCCGGCCCGCGACAGCGCCGCCAGGGAAGCCTCCCGCCAGAATCTTCGCCATTGTTGTGAGATCGGGGATGATTCCGAAGCGACCCTGGGCGCCGCCTGGCGACCAGCGGAACCCGGTGATCACTTCGTCGAAGATCAGGATCGTGTTGGTGCGCGTCGCAATCTCGCGCAGATCCCTCAGAAAATCCGCTTCCATTGGGATTTGTCCCCAGGACCCGCCGCTCGGTTCGGCAATGATGGCGGCAATGTCGCCCTGGGCCAGCCGCTCTTCGACCATGCCAAGATCGTCCTGTGGCAGGACGGCCACCGTTCGGCCGACCTCGTCAGGGACACCCGGGTTGGATGGGCTCTCGAACGGTGGCTTCTCGCCTTTGATCAGATAGTCGTTCCAGCCATGAAAATGGCCCTCGAACTTCAGGATGCTCGGCTTGCCGGAGTAGGCGCGCGCCAGGCGCATCGCCAGCAGGGTGGCTTCGGTGCCGGAAGCAGTGAAGCGCACCAGTTGGGCCGAGGGAATCAGCTCGATGACCTTCTCAGCCCACTTGATCTCTGCCTCGTGACCCGCACCGAAATGTGTGCCTTTCGATGACGCTTCGTGTACGGCGGTCATGACTTCGGGGTTGTTGTGCCCAAGAATCAGCGAACCGTGGCCCATTGCATAGTCGATCAGGCGATTGCCATCGACGTCCCACTTGTATGCGCCCTCGGCGCGATCGACATAGATCGGGAAGGGTTTGATGTATCGCCCATCATGCGCAATTCCACCCGCCAGCGCGCCACGAGCGCGCTCGTGCATCCGCTTCGAGCCGGCAAACCGGTCCTCGTATTCCCCGATCAAACCGGGTTCGACTGCCGATTGCACCATCTTTCGAACTCCCTGGACGAACTCGTGCGAATATCACGTCTCAGTATAGAGTCGGTTTGCGGCTCTCGGACCGAGGTCCCCGTATCGATATCGCGAGGAGACATGCGGCTTTGGGCACAGAGAACAATTTCCGG contains these protein-coding regions:
- a CDS encoding aspartate aminotransferase family protein, translated to MVQSAVEPGLIGEYEDRFAGSKRMHERARGALAGGIAHDGRYIKPFPIYVDRAEGAYKWDVDGNRLIDYAMGHGSLILGHNNPEVMTAVHEASSKGTHFGAGHEAEIKWAEKVIELIPSAQLVRFTASGTEATLLAMRLARAYSGKPSILKFEGHFHGWNDYLIKGEKPPFESPSNPGVPDEVGRTVAVLPQDDLGMVEERLAQGDIAAIIAEPSGGSWGQIPMEADFLRDLREIATRTNTILIFDEVITGFRWSPGGAQGRFGIIPDLTTMAKILAGGFPGGAVAGRADIMEGLVFKDEPGWNATKKVIHPGTYNGNPVAATAGYTCLGICANPEIQIYCDDLTARLRSGINTVLENRGVDGCAWGESSVWHVILGHKVPNRTAGDLRAPEGIATDVLKASGKAGLNTPLAIAMAIEGVDLFNGGGLLSIAHTEGDIDHTIDAFDKSLTRLQADGLL